The following proteins are co-located in the Polystyrenella longa genome:
- the lpdA gene encoding dihydrolipoyl dehydrogenase, with product MAESLGGECDVVVIGGGPGGYPAAFEAADHGKKVILVDEDPRLGGVCANRGCIPSKALLHVSKLLHEAKEAENWGVSFSKPKVNLDKLRDYKNRVVEQLTGGIGQLASARKVQTVRARGSFLDSNTIELTQDGKSVGKVSFKQAIIATGSSPIAPPMFRLDDDRVMDSTGALELKDVPKRFLIIGGGIIGLELGQVYAALGSQVTVVEMLPQIATGADRDLIRPLQKRLEEDFEAIHVNTKVNSLKATRSGIVAEIEGDGVKSPQTFDRVLVCVGRRPNSNNMGLENTQVEVDERGFIPVDAQRRTSESHIYAIGDVNGNPMLAHKATREAKVAVGSILGEPEAFDPAAIPSVIYTDPEVAWCGVTELDAKENDISVKVTKFPWAASGRAKAIDRPEGLTKLLFDPDTDRVIGVGIVGPGAGELIAEGVLAVETAALARDMAATIHAHPTLSETLMEAAESAFAQATHVYRPKRN from the coding sequence ATGGCGGAATCGCTGGGCGGAGAATGTGATGTCGTAGTTATCGGTGGTGGTCCGGGGGGATACCCGGCCGCATTTGAAGCAGCCGATCATGGCAAGAAAGTCATTCTCGTCGATGAAGATCCCCGTCTGGGCGGCGTTTGTGCCAACCGGGGCTGTATTCCTTCCAAAGCATTGCTCCACGTTTCCAAACTGCTTCACGAAGCCAAAGAAGCCGAAAACTGGGGCGTCTCTTTTTCGAAGCCCAAGGTTAACCTCGACAAATTACGCGACTACAAAAACAGAGTCGTCGAACAACTGACTGGCGGAATCGGTCAGCTTGCTTCGGCCCGTAAGGTGCAAACCGTCCGAGCTCGCGGCTCCTTCCTCGATTCGAATACAATCGAACTGACCCAGGATGGAAAGTCCGTCGGTAAAGTCTCCTTCAAGCAAGCGATCATTGCCACCGGCTCTTCTCCGATTGCTCCTCCGATGTTCCGCCTGGATGACGACCGGGTGATGGATTCGACGGGAGCACTCGAGCTGAAAGATGTCCCCAAACGATTCTTGATTATCGGTGGCGGAATCATTGGACTGGAACTGGGACAAGTTTACGCCGCTCTCGGGTCTCAGGTGACCGTTGTCGAGATGCTGCCACAAATCGCCACAGGGGCTGACCGGGATCTGATCAGGCCGCTGCAAAAACGACTTGAAGAAGACTTCGAAGCGATTCATGTCAACACGAAGGTCAATAGCTTGAAAGCAACCCGCAGCGGCATCGTCGCTGAGATAGAAGGTGACGGTGTGAAATCTCCTCAAACCTTTGATCGAGTGCTGGTCTGTGTTGGCCGACGTCCTAATAGCAATAATATGGGCCTCGAAAACACACAGGTGGAAGTTGATGAACGGGGATTCATTCCTGTCGATGCTCAGCGGCGAACTTCCGAGTCACACATCTACGCCATTGGCGACGTGAACGGCAACCCGATGCTGGCTCATAAAGCGACTCGCGAAGCCAAAGTTGCCGTCGGTTCCATTCTTGGCGAACCCGAAGCTTTTGATCCTGCAGCCATTCCGTCCGTCATCTACACCGATCCCGAAGTCGCCTGGTGTGGTGTCACTGAACTGGACGCCAAAGAGAACGACATTTCGGTCAAAGTCACCAAGTTCCCCTGGGCTGCATCTGGCCGTGCCAAAGCGATTGATCGTCCCGAAGGACTGACAAAACTTCTATTCGATCCCGATACGGATCGAGTCATCGGAGTCGGAATCGTCGGTCCCGGCGCTGGTGAGTTAATCGCCGAAGGTGTTCTGGCTGTGGAAACTGCCGCATTGGCCCGGGATATGGCTGCCACGATCCACGCTCATCCGACGTTGTCAGAAACGCTGATGGAAGCGGCCGAAAGTGCGTTCGCTCAGGCGACTCACGTCTATCGACCCAAACGCAACTAA
- a CDS encoding NAD(P)H-dependent glycerol-3-phosphate dehydrogenase encodes MFQHCAIIGSGAMATACATILGQKGIQVSIWSRDEQHARTMQEQRENERQLPGIKIPDSVEVTSDVESALKGAEIIVAAVPTQFLRGVLETLSPALTETRPVVSVIKGLENETLMRPSQIISEVLDQRSVVALGGPSHAEEFARGLPASVVAAGGDARLTREVQELFNTDRFRVYTNIDIVGVELAGALKNVIAIAAGICDGLGYGDNAKSALVARGLVEITRFGTQMGAEANTFYGLAGIGDLITTCISPYGRNRGVGERLGKGETLAQIVSDMKGVAEGVATTRSVYELSLQQGIEMPLTEQIFQVLFEEKSPGEATDALMMRPPKDE; translated from the coding sequence ATGTTTCAACATTGCGCGATCATAGGAAGCGGGGCCATGGCGACCGCCTGTGCCACCATTCTGGGGCAAAAGGGCATCCAGGTCTCCATCTGGTCTCGCGATGAGCAACACGCTCGTACGATGCAGGAGCAACGAGAGAATGAACGCCAGTTGCCCGGGATTAAAATCCCTGATTCGGTCGAGGTGACTTCCGATGTCGAATCGGCACTTAAAGGGGCCGAGATCATCGTCGCCGCCGTTCCAACGCAGTTCTTGAGGGGGGTTTTAGAAACGCTGAGTCCCGCACTCACAGAAACCCGACCGGTGGTCAGTGTGATCAAAGGGCTTGAAAACGAAACATTGATGCGACCCAGTCAGATTATCTCCGAAGTACTCGATCAACGTTCCGTAGTCGCGCTGGGCGGCCCCAGCCACGCCGAGGAGTTTGCCCGCGGGTTGCCTGCCTCGGTGGTCGCCGCTGGAGGTGACGCTCGCCTCACTCGTGAGGTGCAGGAGTTATTCAACACGGACCGATTCCGCGTATATACGAATATCGATATCGTCGGGGTAGAACTCGCAGGGGCACTTAAAAACGTGATTGCGATTGCAGCCGGCATTTGCGATGGACTCGGGTACGGCGACAACGCCAAGTCAGCACTCGTCGCACGCGGGCTCGTCGAAATCACCCGGTTCGGGACACAGATGGGAGCCGAGGCGAACACGTTTTATGGCCTCGCCGGAATCGGTGACCTGATCACCACCTGTATCAGCCCCTATGGTCGCAACAGAGGAGTCGGCGAACGGTTGGGCAAAGGGGAAACTCTGGCTCAAATCGTCTCTGATATGAAAGGGGTCGCCGAAGGGGTTGCAACAACTCGCTCTGTTTATGAACTTTCGCTGCAACAGGGGATTGAAATGCCCCTGACCGAACAGATTTTCCAGGTCCTGTTTGAAGAGAAATCACCAGGTGAAGCGACCGACGCTTTGATGATGCGACCGCCAAAAGACGAATAG
- a CDS encoding Na(+)-translocating NADH-quinone reductase subunit A, which yields MITISKGVRLPIEGEPKQEIQDGAAVTKVALIAADYYGMKPTMAVVEGDMVKKGDLLFTDKKTDGVCYTAPASGKVIEVNRGAKRVFQSIVIEKSGNEFVKFESYPDVDLLNLESDKVRDLLVKSGMWTVLRTRPYSRVPAIDSKPRSIFVTAIDTHPLAPNPEIIIGQNEMAFLQGMKVLCRLTDGKVFLCRGNGKSLPGAELNQVEEQEFAGPHPAGLPGTHIHFLDPASEDRVVWHVDYQNVIAIGRLFTEGVLSSERVISLAGPSIKNPRLIRTEVGACLSEVVADELQVIGESENRVIAGSVFGGRTAAGPFNYLGRFHNQVTVLPEGSERLLLGWQDPGLSKFSVTRAFASALRTMDSKLPFTTSTHGSKRAMVPIGSYEKVMPLDILPTQLLRSIIIGDTEDAKALGCLELDEEDLALCTFVCPGKYEYGPLLRSCLVQIEKEG from the coding sequence ATGATCACTATTTCGAAGGGTGTTCGCCTGCCAATTGAAGGCGAACCCAAGCAGGAAATTCAGGATGGCGCCGCAGTCACGAAAGTGGCACTGATCGCCGCTGATTACTACGGTATGAAGCCGACGATGGCTGTTGTCGAAGGAGACATGGTCAAAAAAGGAGACTTGTTGTTTACCGACAAGAAAACAGACGGTGTCTGCTATACCGCTCCTGCCAGCGGAAAAGTGATCGAAGTCAACCGCGGAGCCAAGCGGGTATTCCAGTCAATCGTTATTGAAAAGTCTGGTAATGAGTTTGTTAAATTCGAATCTTATCCCGATGTCGATCTGCTGAATCTGGAATCCGATAAGGTTCGCGATTTGCTGGTGAAATCCGGCATGTGGACCGTTCTGCGAACTCGGCCCTACAGCCGAGTGCCCGCGATCGATTCCAAGCCTCGCTCCATTTTCGTCACTGCGATCGATACTCATCCACTTGCTCCCAATCCGGAAATCATCATCGGCCAGAACGAAATGGCATTCCTTCAGGGAATGAAAGTTCTATGTCGATTGACCGACGGAAAAGTCTTTCTCTGTCGCGGCAATGGCAAGTCATTGCCTGGAGCAGAGCTGAATCAGGTGGAAGAGCAGGAATTCGCCGGCCCGCATCCCGCCGGACTTCCCGGAACACACATTCATTTCCTCGATCCTGCCAGTGAAGATCGTGTCGTCTGGCATGTCGATTACCAAAACGTCATCGCAATCGGACGACTCTTCACTGAAGGTGTCCTCTCTTCCGAACGCGTCATCTCACTCGCGGGGCCTTCTATTAAGAATCCTCGATTGATCCGCACCGAGGTCGGTGCCTGTCTGAGTGAAGTTGTCGCAGATGAACTACAAGTTATCGGAGAAAGCGAAAATCGCGTGATTGCTGGCTCCGTGTTCGGTGGCCGCACCGCTGCTGGGCCTTTCAATTACCTGGGACGATTCCACAATCAAGTGACTGTTCTGCCCGAAGGGTCAGAGCGACTCCTACTGGGGTGGCAAGATCCGGGACTGTCCAAATTCTCTGTGACACGAGCATTTGCCTCGGCGTTACGGACGATGGACAGCAAACTACCGTTCACGACTTCGACTCATGGAAGCAAGCGGGCAATGGTCCCGATTGGTTCTTACGAAAAAGTCATGCCGCTCGATATTCTTCCGACCCAACTCTTGCGATCAATCATCATCGGCGACACTGAAGACGCCAAGGCACTTGGTTGTCTTGAGTTAGATGAGGAAGATCTGGCACTTTGTACTTTTGTCTGTCCTGGCAAGTACGAATATGGACCGTTGTTGCGATCCTGTCTGGTGCAGATCGAAAAAGAAGGTTAA
- a CDS encoding inositol-3-phosphate synthase, giving the protein MSDQKIGIWLIGAWGGVATTTVTGLAALQQGLTPEYGLVSALPQFQNVGLADWSQFVVGGHEIRDTSYVEAAQHLHQNSRVFDAATLDKIEGTLKEFDSNVRPGTLMNVGPTITSLATGDVLNHKDETTSQTLERLKQDLVHFQKKNDLAHVVVMNVSSTEPPQTEEIKSLSWSDLEAKIGAGDFAIPASTLYAIAALQAGCSHVNFTPSIGCDLPALEDLSQQTGTLHVGRDGKTGETLMKSILAPMFANRNLNVMSWVGHNIFGNLDGKVLDDPVNKSNKVHSKDHLLTEILGYKPQTLVSIEYIESMGDWKTAWDHIHFQGFLGTPMVMQFTWQGCDSLLAAPLVLDLIRFTERQWRRGDQSGTMGFLSSFFKSPMGTDLPQFHKQFDLLEAWAEEVSAE; this is encoded by the coding sequence ATGAGCGATCAGAAAATTGGTATCTGGTTAATTGGAGCCTGGGGTGGGGTGGCTACCACAACTGTGACTGGACTCGCTGCATTGCAGCAAGGTCTGACTCCGGAGTACGGTCTGGTCTCTGCGTTACCGCAGTTCCAGAACGTCGGACTGGCGGACTGGTCTCAGTTTGTCGTCGGTGGTCATGAGATCCGTGACACCAGCTACGTTGAGGCGGCACAGCATCTTCACCAGAACTCTCGCGTCTTCGACGCGGCGACTTTGGACAAGATCGAAGGCACTCTAAAAGAGTTCGACTCCAATGTTCGCCCCGGTACGCTGATGAATGTCGGCCCGACAATCACCTCGCTCGCCACAGGCGACGTTCTTAATCACAAAGACGAAACAACTTCCCAAACATTAGAGCGGCTTAAGCAGGACTTGGTGCATTTCCAGAAGAAGAACGACCTGGCGCACGTCGTCGTGATGAACGTTTCTTCCACCGAACCTCCTCAGACCGAAGAAATCAAATCCCTGAGCTGGTCCGATCTGGAAGCGAAAATCGGAGCTGGAGATTTTGCGATTCCCGCCAGTACGCTGTACGCCATTGCCGCTCTGCAAGCAGGTTGCTCACACGTGAACTTCACTCCTTCCATCGGTTGTGATCTTCCTGCACTCGAAGATCTGTCTCAGCAGACAGGCACCTTGCATGTCGGTCGAGACGGAAAAACGGGCGAGACTTTGATGAAGAGCATCCTCGCTCCGATGTTCGCCAACCGAAACTTGAATGTGATGAGTTGGGTCGGCCACAATATCTTCGGCAACCTGGACGGCAAAGTGCTGGATGACCCGGTTAATAAATCGAACAAGGTGCACTCGAAGGACCATCTCCTCACCGAAATTCTTGGATACAAACCGCAAACTCTGGTTTCCATCGAATACATTGAATCGATGGGTGACTGGAAAACCGCGTGGGACCATATTCACTTCCAGGGTTTCTTGGGAACGCCGATGGTGATGCAATTCACGTGGCAGGGGTGCGATTCTCTACTGGCGGCGCCCTTGGTGCTGGACCTGATTCGCTTCACTGAACGCCAATGGCGCCGTGGCGACCAGTCGGGCACGATGGGCTTTTTGAGTTCCTTCTTCAAGAGCCCCATGGGAACCGACCTGCCCCAGTTCCACAAGCAATTTGATCTGCTGGAAGCCTGGGCGGAAGAAGTCTCTGCAGAGTAG
- a CDS encoding class I SAM-dependent methyltransferase, whose protein sequence is MSVYDNPVQTVSPDEMSSRQTISACPVCQGTTASPRYQLEGMRFQLVECTQCGTGSLFPLPEPEEIPDFYPQDYYGETGTKFVAPVEAMIRYISRRQASSMATGLKPGDKVLDVGCGRGVLLKSFVELGLDSHGLEISPMAAEGADSRIQLRFAPTLKDAEYEGGMFDQIVIWHVLEHLLYPRETIQEAARLLKPGGRLVVSVPNYSSMQSRWAKEAWFHLDLPRHLFHFSVEGLRALLQENGFECEEELHFSLRMNPFGWVQSWLNRNRKLPRNTLYTLLQTRGGAEKESLSAGTRVCQKLAYYFGMPVALLISMYAAARRSGASVTIYARKM, encoded by the coding sequence ATGTCTGTTTATGACAATCCGGTTCAAACTGTTTCCCCGGATGAGATGTCATCGCGACAGACTATTTCCGCTTGCCCGGTTTGCCAGGGAACTACCGCTTCGCCCCGATATCAGCTGGAGGGCATGCGATTTCAGTTGGTGGAATGTACCCAGTGCGGGACTGGCTCTCTTTTTCCACTGCCGGAACCGGAAGAGATCCCTGATTTCTACCCACAAGATTATTACGGCGAAACGGGAACCAAGTTCGTCGCCCCCGTTGAAGCGATGATCCGCTACATCTCTCGTCGTCAGGCCAGTAGTATGGCCACAGGCCTGAAGCCCGGTGACAAGGTTCTCGACGTGGGTTGCGGTCGCGGTGTCTTGCTGAAATCATTTGTAGAGTTGGGACTCGACAGCCACGGTTTGGAAATCAGCCCCATGGCGGCGGAAGGGGCGGACAGCCGGATTCAACTTCGGTTTGCCCCAACATTGAAAGACGCCGAGTATGAAGGGGGAATGTTCGATCAGATCGTCATTTGGCATGTGCTCGAACATTTGCTGTATCCCCGCGAGACAATTCAAGAGGCGGCCCGGTTACTGAAGCCGGGAGGCCGGTTGGTAGTCTCTGTTCCTAATTATTCCAGTATGCAGAGCCGCTGGGCTAAGGAAGCCTGGTTCCATCTTGATCTGCCTCGCCATCTGTTTCATTTTTCCGTGGAAGGACTCCGCGCGTTATTGCAGGAGAATGGCTTCGAATGCGAGGAAGAACTCCATTTTTCGTTGCGCATGAACCCCTTTGGCTGGGTTCAGAGCTGGCTGAATCGGAACCGAAAACTACCGCGAAACACACTCTACACCCTGTTGCAAACAAGAGGGGGAGCGGAGAAAGAATCTCTTTCAGCCGGTACGCGGGTTTGCCAGAAGCTGGCATACTACTTCGGAATGCCTGTTGCGTTATTGATCAGCATGTACGCAGCTGCACGGAGATCCGGAGCATCCGTGACGATATACGCACGTAAAATGTAG
- the aceE gene encoding pyruvate dehydrogenase (acetyl-transferring), homodimeric type, whose protein sequence is MASHSLMDTVSGIDPNEMEEWYDSLEDVLHRYGPKRLQELLVNLQERAYLRGVTLPFTANTPYMNTIPSDEQPRYPGNLELERRIKSIIRWNAMAMVVKANRSSDGIGGHISTFASSATLYEVAANHFFKARNENQIGDMVYFQGHASPGMYARAFVEGRLDESHLTRFRQEIPRGGGLSSYPHPWLMPNFWQFPTVSMGLGPITAIYHARFLRYLEHRGIIDTSQSRVYCYVGDGEVDEPETLGALTLASREKLDNLCFVVNCNLQRLDGPVRGNGKIIQELEAAFRGAGWNCIKVVWGGDWDPILAGDSDGKLVKRMGEIVDGQFQKYVVEGGAYIREHFFGVDPELQAMVEHLSDEQLEKLKRGGHDSEKVYAAYKAASEHKGSPTVILAKTIKGYGLGEAGEGRNIAHNTKKMNEEELFAFRSRFGIPIRDEEVKDTPFYRPAEDSQEMKYLQERRKELGGYVPNRQPTDESLETPKLDSFGKMLQGSGGKPASSTMAFGNLLSGLLKDKKIGKRIVPIIPDEARTFGMEGLFKQCGIYASTGQLYEPVDRDQVMYYKEAKDGQILEEGINEAGAMASFVAAGTAYANLGVNMIPFYIYYSMFGFQRIGDLIWLAGDSRAKGFLVGGTSGRTTLNGEGLQHQDGHSQLVATTIPNLRAYDPAFAYEITVIVQEGLRRMYQEGENIFYYLSVYNGTYEMPAMPEGDHVVNGILKGMYHLEKTDGQGAGGARPQLFGSGPILMEVQRAQQILKEKYDIGTDVWSITSYSELAREARSADRWNRLHPQESPRTSFLEAQIDKQEGPFIAASDNVRLVHDQIRQWIPGQYVTLGTDGFGRSDSREHLREHFEVNAEHTTYATLVALAHEGKVSWDLVKQAQSDLSIDVDKVDPLYA, encoded by the coding sequence ATGGCGAGCCACTCTTTAATGGACACGGTTTCAGGCATTGATCCCAACGAAATGGAAGAATGGTACGACTCATTAGAAGATGTGTTGCACCGTTACGGACCGAAAAGATTGCAGGAGTTGCTCGTTAACTTGCAGGAAAGAGCTTACCTGCGAGGAGTGACACTCCCTTTTACGGCCAATACACCGTATATGAATACGATTCCTTCCGACGAGCAGCCACGTTACCCCGGTAACCTGGAATTGGAACGACGTATTAAGAGCATTATCCGTTGGAATGCGATGGCGATGGTCGTGAAAGCGAACCGCTCCAGCGACGGGATTGGTGGTCACATATCTACGTTTGCTTCCTCAGCAACCTTATACGAAGTTGCAGCAAACCACTTCTTCAAAGCCCGCAACGAGAACCAAATTGGTGACATGGTTTATTTTCAGGGGCATGCATCACCGGGAATGTACGCGCGAGCCTTCGTTGAAGGCCGACTGGATGAGTCTCACCTGACTCGTTTCCGACAGGAAATTCCTCGTGGTGGCGGACTCTCTTCGTACCCGCATCCCTGGTTAATGCCGAATTTCTGGCAATTCCCCACGGTCTCCATGGGATTGGGCCCTATCACAGCGATATACCATGCACGCTTCCTGCGATACCTAGAGCATCGCGGAATTATCGATACCTCACAGTCGCGCGTTTACTGTTACGTGGGCGATGGCGAAGTCGATGAACCGGAAACACTCGGTGCACTCACTCTTGCCTCTCGTGAGAAACTGGACAACCTCTGTTTTGTCGTGAACTGCAACCTGCAACGACTGGATGGCCCCGTTCGTGGTAACGGTAAGATCATTCAGGAGTTGGAAGCAGCATTCCGCGGTGCAGGCTGGAACTGCATCAAAGTGGTCTGGGGTGGCGATTGGGACCCCATTCTCGCCGGCGACAGCGATGGTAAACTTGTAAAACGTATGGGCGAAATCGTCGATGGTCAGTTCCAGAAATACGTTGTCGAAGGGGGAGCGTACATTCGCGAACACTTCTTCGGCGTCGATCCAGAACTGCAGGCGATGGTAGAACATCTTTCCGACGAGCAGTTGGAGAAACTCAAACGAGGTGGTCACGACAGCGAGAAAGTCTATGCTGCCTATAAAGCGGCTTCAGAGCATAAGGGATCTCCGACCGTCATTCTGGCGAAAACGATCAAAGGTTATGGTCTGGGTGAAGCGGGCGAAGGACGAAACATCGCTCACAACACCAAGAAAATGAACGAAGAAGAGCTGTTTGCCTTCCGTTCACGATTCGGAATTCCGATTCGCGACGAAGAAGTCAAAGACACTCCGTTCTACCGGCCTGCCGAAGACAGCCAGGAAATGAAATACCTGCAGGAACGTCGCAAAGAACTCGGTGGATATGTTCCCAATCGTCAACCGACTGACGAGAGTCTGGAAACGCCGAAGTTGGATTCATTTGGCAAAATGTTGCAAGGTTCCGGTGGGAAACCCGCTTCGTCGACAATGGCTTTTGGCAACCTGCTTAGTGGGTTATTGAAAGACAAAAAAATTGGCAAGCGAATCGTTCCAATTATTCCGGACGAAGCTCGTACTTTCGGTATGGAAGGCTTGTTTAAACAGTGCGGTATCTATGCCAGTACCGGCCAGCTGTACGAGCCTGTCGACCGTGACCAGGTTATGTACTACAAAGAAGCCAAAGACGGCCAGATTCTCGAAGAGGGAATTAATGAAGCTGGTGCGATGGCATCATTCGTCGCCGCGGGAACCGCTTACGCCAACCTGGGTGTAAACATGATTCCATTCTATATCTACTACTCAATGTTTGGCTTCCAGCGAATTGGCGATTTGATCTGGCTTGCCGGTGACTCTCGCGCCAAAGGTTTCCTCGTGGGGGGAACTTCCGGGCGAACGACATTGAACGGTGAAGGTTTACAGCACCAGGATGGTCACAGTCAGTTGGTCGCAACCACAATCCCGAATTTGCGTGCCTATGATCCTGCATTTGCGTATGAGATCACCGTCATCGTGCAGGAAGGTCTGCGACGGATGTATCAGGAAGGGGAGAACATCTTCTACTACCTGAGCGTCTACAACGGTACCTACGAAATGCCAGCAATGCCCGAAGGGGACCATGTGGTTAATGGCATTCTCAAGGGAATGTATCACTTGGAGAAAACAGACGGACAAGGAGCCGGTGGAGCTCGACCTCAACTCTTCGGTAGTGGTCCGATTTTAATGGAGGTTCAGAGAGCACAACAGATCCTCAAAGAAAAGTACGATATTGGTACTGATGTCTGGAGTATCACCAGTTACAGCGAATTGGCTCGCGAAGCTCGCAGTGCCGATCGTTGGAACCGACTGCATCCTCAAGAATCACCACGTACGAGTTTCCTGGAAGCTCAGATCGACAAGCAGGAAGGTCCCTTCATTGCTGCCAGCGACAATGTTCGATTGGTTCACGATCAAATCCGTCAATGGATTCCTGGTCAATACGTGACCTTGGGAACAGACGGTTTCGGTCGCAGCGATTCTCGGGAGCACCTGCGGGAGCATTTCGAAGTGAACGCAGAGCACACGACCTACGCAACGTTGGTCGCTCTGGCTCACGAAGGAAAAGTCAGCTGGGACCTCGTCAAACAGGCTCAGTCCGATCTGAGTATCGATGTTGATAAAGTCGATCCTCTGTATGCCTGA
- a CDS encoding 2-oxo acid dehydrogenase subunit E2, producing the protein MSIEFKLPEVSEGVNEAEISSITVKEGDSISAGSVVMEVETEKAVAEIECPHAGTVSKIHVSEGDSVPIGAVLLTIAESNGAPAQEEAKSAEPKEEKEEPKAEKPAKEQEPPKKEESKPSSPQPAQQTQPTTSEAGKIPPPATPSTRRLARELGVDLHQVNGTGPGGRITVEDVQGFVRQLTSGGGSGGGGPVTAPPLPDFSQYGEVERRKLSKLERTAASHLSMAWQVIPHVTQHDLADITNLEESRKTFMSTVGKNGPKVTMTAVAVKAAVNALKAYPNFNASYDAQSGELVLKQYYNIGIAVDTPYGLVVPVIKNADKKSILDIAQETTELAIKARDRKLSMDEMQGGTFTITNLGGIGGTGFTPIVNYPEVAILGMCRSRNELRLDQGEIVERMMMPISLSYDHRVINGADAARFVSKLVRSFSDMFQLLTDC; encoded by the coding sequence ATGTCGATTGAATTCAAACTTCCTGAAGTTTCCGAAGGCGTGAATGAAGCGGAGATCTCTTCTATCACAGTGAAAGAGGGAGATTCCATCTCCGCTGGCTCCGTGGTGATGGAAGTCGAAACCGAAAAAGCGGTTGCCGAAATTGAATGCCCCCATGCGGGAACGGTTTCCAAAATTCACGTTTCCGAAGGCGACTCGGTACCCATTGGTGCAGTGCTCCTGACGATCGCGGAATCAAACGGCGCTCCCGCCCAAGAAGAAGCCAAATCCGCAGAACCCAAGGAAGAAAAAGAGGAACCCAAAGCGGAAAAACCCGCTAAGGAACAGGAACCGCCGAAAAAAGAAGAGAGCAAACCGTCGTCTCCTCAACCGGCGCAACAGACTCAGCCAACGACATCCGAAGCAGGAAAAATTCCTCCTCCAGCGACTCCCTCTACTCGTCGGCTAGCTCGCGAGTTGGGTGTCGACTTGCATCAAGTTAACGGAACTGGTCCTGGTGGCCGAATTACCGTCGAAGATGTTCAGGGTTTTGTTCGCCAACTGACTTCTGGTGGTGGATCGGGTGGAGGTGGTCCCGTGACCGCACCACCGCTACCAGATTTCTCCCAGTACGGAGAAGTGGAACGCCGCAAACTCAGCAAGCTCGAGCGGACAGCGGCATCGCATCTGAGTATGGCTTGGCAGGTCATTCCTCACGTAACGCAACACGACCTTGCCGACATCACCAACTTGGAAGAGTCTCGCAAAACGTTCATGTCGACCGTCGGGAAGAATGGTCCCAAAGTGACCATGACCGCCGTCGCCGTAAAAGCAGCCGTGAACGCGTTGAAGGCCTATCCCAACTTTAATGCCAGCTATGATGCTCAGTCTGGTGAGTTGGTTCTAAAGCAGTATTACAACATTGGGATCGCGGTTGATACGCCTTATGGTCTCGTGGTACCTGTGATCAAGAACGCCGATAAAAAATCGATTCTGGATATCGCTCAGGAAACGACCGAACTGGCAATCAAAGCCCGCGACCGAAAGCTGTCGATGGACGAAATGCAAGGCGGAACCTTTACGATCACCAACCTGGGTGGTATCGGCGGTACCGGCTTCACACCGATCGTCAACTATCCTGAAGTGGCCATCCTGGGGATGTGCCGCAGTCGGAATGAACTCCGTCTGGATCAGGGCGAAATCGTTGAACGAATGATGATGCCGATTTCCCTTTCCTACGATCACCGAGTGATCAACGGTGCGGACGCGGCACGCTTCGTCAGCAAACTCGTTCGCTCCTTCTCTGATATGTTCCAGTTGCTGACAGACTGTTAA